From Xiphophorus hellerii strain 12219 chromosome 20, Xiphophorus_hellerii-4.1, whole genome shotgun sequence, the proteins below share one genomic window:
- the LOC116710399 gene encoding putative uncharacterized protein DDB_G0289263: MYNCCCSDCFLSCCSYQSGSVRHVPSLDSISCAVDGVHLQEAVVTTQPPAGTSENGLLPPPHGAYIHQHGERARAMSASGKSCSARDQLALTLGALNSDAPRSSRDSLHCSSGYSTQTTTPSCSEDTIHTHTDYESISLHGDADSAPFHQLYGSRSDLDKSSTLPRNSDLRFQFRDLAHSKRPTSTVSLLADGEPSGGGHQHAVHTATIRRKPSSKPAYRRGTISGGVPIPISTPQVPLWAGDDGVFRAPPAGGLGHSMLCTSTQSLVSLPSSSSSSSPYYQFVPGHMPVPAVPPLPPGGGSIRQQQQRLQLQQQQLQQQNQQQQFQQQNQLQQHAQLQQQSQQLQQNQLQQPQQHNEKHAQLQQQSQQLQQNQLQQHNEKHAQLQQQSQQLQLQLQNLHLHNQQLQHQQQYSPAAAIPPPVSNQQDAAGADMLTLIRKVKLKRTLTNDRSAPMLPPPPPGL; the protein is encoded by the exons ATGTACAACTGTTGTTGTTCTGattgttttctgtcttgttgCAGTTACCAGTCGGGGTCGGTGAGGCACGTTCCCTCGTTGGACTCCATCAGCTGCGCTGTGGATGGCGTTCACCTGCAG GAAGCAGTGGTTACCACCCAGCCACCTGCAGGGACCTCAGAAAACGGCCTGCTGCCCCCACCCCACGGCGCCTACATCCATCAGCACGGCGAGCGAGCCAGAGCCATGTCAGCGTCTGGGAAG TCGTGCTCGGCGCGGGATCAGCTGGCTTTGACGTTGGGTGCGTTGAATTCGGACGCTCCGAGGAGCAGCAGGGACTCTCTGCACTGTTCAAGCGGCTACAGCACCCAGACCACCACGCCGTCCTGCTCCGAGGACACCATCCACACGCACA CCGACTACGAGTCGATCTCTCTCCACGGAGACGCTGACTCCGCCCCCTTCCACCAGCTGTACGGCAGCCGCTCCGACCTGGACAAGTCCTCCACCCTCCCCAGGAACTCGGACCTGCGCTTCCAGTTCAGAGACTTGGCCCATTCCAAGCGGCCGACCTCCACCGTCAGCCTGCTGGCCGACGGTGAGCCGAGTGGCGGCGGCCATCAGCACGCCGTTCACACTGCCACCATCCGCCGCAAGCCGTCCTCCAAGCCGGCGTACCGCCGTGGCACCATCAGCGGCGGCGTGCCCATCCCCATCAGCACGCCGCAGGTCCCGCTGTGGGCAGGCGACGACGGCGTGTTTAGGGCGCCCCCCGCTGGTGGCTTGGGGCACAGCATGCTGTGCACCTCCACCCAGAGCCTCGTCTCcctgccttcctcctcctcctcttcctcgccgTACTACCAGTTCGTTCCGGGTCACATGCCCGTCCCCGCCGTGCCACCGCTGCCACCAGGGGGCGGCAGCatcaggcagcagcagcaaaggctgcagctgcagcagcaacagctgcagcaacagaaCCAGCAACAACAGTTTCAGCAACAAAATCAACTGCAGCAACAtgcacagctgcagcaacagagCCAACAGCTGCAACAAAATCAGCTGCAGCAACCGCAGCAACAC AACGAGAAACAtgcacagctgcagcaacagagCCAACAGCTGCAACAAAATCAGCTGCAGCAACACAACGAGAAACAtgcacagctgcagcaacagagCCAACAGCTGCAGTTGCAGCTTCAAAACCTGCATCTCCAtaatcagcagctgcagcatcagcagcagtaCAGCCCAGCTGCAGCAATCCCACCGCCCGTCTCCAACCAGCAGGACGCTGCAGGCGCCGATATGCTGACGCTCATCAGGAAGGTGAAGCTGAAAAGAACCCTGACCAACGACCGCTCGGCCCCcatgctgccgccgccgccaccGGGCCTCTGA